One genomic region from Macaca mulatta isolate MMU2019108-1 chromosome 20, T2T-MMU8v2.0, whole genome shotgun sequence encodes:
- the CDK10 gene encoding cyclin-dependent kinase 10 isoform X6 translates to MDKEKDGIPISSLREITLLLRLRHPNIVELKEVVVGNHLESIFLVMGYCEQDLASLLENMPTPFSEAQVKCIVLQVLRGLQYLHRNFIIHRDLKVSNLLMTDKGCVKTADFGLARAYGVPVKPMTPKVVTLWYRAPELLLGTTTQTTSIDMWAVGCILAELLAHKPLLPGTSEIHQIDLIVQLLGTPSENIWPGFSKLPLVGQYSLRKQPYNNLKHKFPWLSEAGLRLLHFLFMYDPKKRATAGDCLESSYFKEKPLR, encoded by the exons ATGGACAAAGAGAAGGATG GCATCCCCATCAGCAGCCTGCGGGAGATCACACTGCTGCTCCGCCTGCGTCACCCCAACATCGTGGAGCTGAAGGAGGTGGTTGTGGGGAACCACCTGGAGAG CATCTTCCTGGTGATGGGTTACTGTGAGCAGGACCTGGCCAGCCTCCTGGAGAATATGCCAACACCCTTCTCGGAGGCCCAA GTCAAGTGCATTGTGCTGCAGGTGCTCCGGGGCCTCCAGTATCTGCACAGGAACTTCATCATCCACAG GGACCTGAAGGTTTCCAACTTGCTCATGACTGACAAGGGCTGTGTGAAGACAG CGGATTTCGGCTTGGCCCGGGCCTATGGCGTCCCAGTAAAGCCAATGACCCCCAAGGTGGTCACTCTCTG GTACCGAGCCCCCGAACTGCTGTTGGGAACCACCACGCAGACCACCAGCATCGACATGTG GGCCGTGGGTTGCATCCTGGCCGAGCTGCTGGCGCACAAGCCCCTTCTCCCTGGCACGTCTGAGATCCACCAGATCGACTTGATCGTGCAGCTGCTGGGGACGCCCAGTGAGAACATCTGGCCG GGCTTTTCCAAGCTGCCGCTGGTCGGCCAGTACAGTCTCCGGAAGCAGCCCTACAACAACCTGAAGCACAAGTTCCCGTGGCTCTCGGAGGCCGGTCTGCGCCTGCTGCACTTCCTGTTCATGTACGACCCGAAGAAAAG GGCGACGGCCGGGGACTGCCTGGAGAGCTCCTACTTCAAGGAGAAGCCCCTAC GGTAA
- the CDK10 gene encoding cyclin-dependent kinase 10 isoform X5: MDKEKDGIPISSLREITLLLRLRHPNIVELKEVVVGNHLESIFLVMGYCEQDLASLLENMPTPFSEAQVKCIVLQVLRGLQYLHRNFIIHRDLKVSNLLMTDKGCVKTADFGLARAYGVPVKPMTPKVVTLWYRAPELLLGTTTQTTSIDMWAVGCILAELLAHKPLLPGTSEIHQIDLIVQLLGTPSENIWPGFSKLPLVGQYSLRKQPYNNLKHKFPWLSEAGLRLLHFLFMYDPKKRATAGDCLESSYFKEKPLPCEPELMPTFPHHRNKRAAPATSEGQSKRCKP, encoded by the exons ATGGACAAAGAGAAGGATG GCATCCCCATCAGCAGCCTGCGGGAGATCACACTGCTGCTCCGCCTGCGTCACCCCAACATCGTGGAGCTGAAGGAGGTGGTTGTGGGGAACCACCTGGAGAG CATCTTCCTGGTGATGGGTTACTGTGAGCAGGACCTGGCCAGCCTCCTGGAGAATATGCCAACACCCTTCTCGGAGGCCCAA GTCAAGTGCATTGTGCTGCAGGTGCTCCGGGGCCTCCAGTATCTGCACAGGAACTTCATCATCCACAG GGACCTGAAGGTTTCCAACTTGCTCATGACTGACAAGGGCTGTGTGAAGACAG CGGATTTCGGCTTGGCCCGGGCCTATGGCGTCCCAGTAAAGCCAATGACCCCCAAGGTGGTCACTCTCTG GTACCGAGCCCCCGAACTGCTGTTGGGAACCACCACGCAGACCACCAGCATCGACATGTG GGCCGTGGGTTGCATCCTGGCCGAGCTGCTGGCGCACAAGCCCCTTCTCCCTGGCACGTCTGAGATCCACCAGATCGACTTGATCGTGCAGCTGCTGGGGACGCCCAGTGAGAACATCTGGCCG GGCTTTTCCAAGCTGCCGCTGGTCGGCCAGTACAGTCTCCGGAAGCAGCCCTACAACAACCTGAAGCACAAGTTCCCGTGGCTCTCGGAGGCCGGTCTGCGCCTGCTGCACTTCCTGTTCATGTACGACCCGAAGAAAAG GGCGACGGCCGGGGACTGCCTGGAGAGCTCCTACTTCAAGGAGAAGCCCCTAC CCTGTGAGCCGGAGCTCATGCCCACCTTCCCCCACCACCGCAACAAGCGGGCCGCCCCGGCCACCTCTGAAGGCCAGAGCAAGCGCTGTAAACCCTGA
- the CDK10 gene encoding cyclin-dependent kinase 10 isoform X3 → MAEPDLESEQIRLKCIRKEGFFTVPPEHRLGRCRSVKEFEKLNRIGEGTYGIVYRARDTQTDEIVALKKVRMDKEKDGIPISSLREITLLLRLRHPNIVELKEVVVGNHLESIFLVMGYCEQDLASLLENMPTPFSEAQVKCIVLQVLRGLQYLHRNFIIHRDLKVSNLLMTDKGCVKTADFGLARAYGVPVKPMTPKVVTLWYRAPELLLGTTTQTTSIDMWAVGCILAELLAHKPLLPGTSEIHQIDLIVQLLGTPSENIWPGFSKLPLVGQYSLRKQPYNNLKHKFPWLSEAGLRLLHFLFMATAGDCLESSYFKEKPLPCEPELMPTFPHHRNKRAAPATSEGQSKRCKP, encoded by the exons ATGGCGGAGCCAGACCTAGAGTCGGAGCAGATCCGTCTGAAGTGTATTCGTAAAGAGGGCTTCTTCACGGTGCCTCCGGAACACAGG CTGGGACGATGCCGCAGTGTGAAGGAGTTTGAGAAGCTGAACCGCATTGGAGAGGGTACCTACGGCATTGTGT ATCGGGCCCGGGACACCCAGACAGATGAGATTGTCGCGCTGAAGAAGGTACGGATGGACAAAGAGAAGGATG GCATCCCCATCAGCAGCCTGCGGGAGATCACACTGCTGCTCCGCCTGCGTCACCCCAACATCGTGGAGCTGAAGGAGGTGGTTGTGGGGAACCACCTGGAGAG CATCTTCCTGGTGATGGGTTACTGTGAGCAGGACCTGGCCAGCCTCCTGGAGAATATGCCAACACCCTTCTCGGAGGCCCAA GTCAAGTGCATTGTGCTGCAGGTGCTCCGGGGCCTCCAGTATCTGCACAGGAACTTCATCATCCACAG GGACCTGAAGGTTTCCAACTTGCTCATGACTGACAAGGGCTGTGTGAAGACAG CGGATTTCGGCTTGGCCCGGGCCTATGGCGTCCCAGTAAAGCCAATGACCCCCAAGGTGGTCACTCTCTG GTACCGAGCCCCCGAACTGCTGTTGGGAACCACCACGCAGACCACCAGCATCGACATGTG GGCCGTGGGTTGCATCCTGGCCGAGCTGCTGGCGCACAAGCCCCTTCTCCCTGGCACGTCTGAGATCCACCAGATCGACTTGATCGTGCAGCTGCTGGGGACGCCCAGTGAGAACATCTGGCCG GGCTTTTCCAAGCTGCCGCTGGTCGGCCAGTACAGTCTCCGGAAGCAGCCCTACAACAACCTGAAGCACAAGTTCCCGTGGCTCTCGGAGGCCGGTCTGCGCCTGCTGCACTTCCTGTTCAT GGCGACGGCCGGGGACTGCCTGGAGAGCTCCTACTTCAAGGAGAAGCCCCTAC CCTGTGAGCCGGAGCTCATGCCCACCTTCCCCCACCACCGCAACAAGCGGGCCGCCCCGGCCACCTCTGAAGGCCAGAGCAAGCGCTGTAAACCCTGA
- the CDK10 gene encoding cyclin-dependent kinase 10 isoform X4, protein MAEPDLESEQIRLKCIRKEGFFTVPPEHRLGRCRSVKEFEKLNRIGEGTYGIVYRARDTQTDEIVALKKVRMDKEKDGIPISSLREITLLLRLRHPNIVELKEVVVGNHLESIFLVMGYCEQDLASLLENMPTPFSEAQVKCIVLQVLRGLQYLHRNFIIHRDLKVSNLLMTDKGCVKTADFGLARAYGVPVKPMTPKVVTLWYRAPELLLGTTTQTTSIDMWAVGCILAELLAHKPLLPGTSEIHQIDLIVQLLGTPSENIWPGFSKLPLVGQYSLRKQPYNNLKHKFPWLSEAGLRLLHFLFMYDPKKRATAGDCLESSYFKEKPLR, encoded by the exons ATGGCGGAGCCAGACCTAGAGTCGGAGCAGATCCGTCTGAAGTGTATTCGTAAAGAGGGCTTCTTCACGGTGCCTCCGGAACACAGG CTGGGACGATGCCGCAGTGTGAAGGAGTTTGAGAAGCTGAACCGCATTGGAGAGGGTACCTACGGCATTGTGT ATCGGGCCCGGGACACCCAGACAGATGAGATTGTCGCGCTGAAGAAGGTACGGATGGACAAAGAGAAGGATG GCATCCCCATCAGCAGCCTGCGGGAGATCACACTGCTGCTCCGCCTGCGTCACCCCAACATCGTGGAGCTGAAGGAGGTGGTTGTGGGGAACCACCTGGAGAG CATCTTCCTGGTGATGGGTTACTGTGAGCAGGACCTGGCCAGCCTCCTGGAGAATATGCCAACACCCTTCTCGGAGGCCCAA GTCAAGTGCATTGTGCTGCAGGTGCTCCGGGGCCTCCAGTATCTGCACAGGAACTTCATCATCCACAG GGACCTGAAGGTTTCCAACTTGCTCATGACTGACAAGGGCTGTGTGAAGACAG CGGATTTCGGCTTGGCCCGGGCCTATGGCGTCCCAGTAAAGCCAATGACCCCCAAGGTGGTCACTCTCTG GTACCGAGCCCCCGAACTGCTGTTGGGAACCACCACGCAGACCACCAGCATCGACATGTG GGCCGTGGGTTGCATCCTGGCCGAGCTGCTGGCGCACAAGCCCCTTCTCCCTGGCACGTCTGAGATCCACCAGATCGACTTGATCGTGCAGCTGCTGGGGACGCCCAGTGAGAACATCTGGCCG GGCTTTTCCAAGCTGCCGCTGGTCGGCCAGTACAGTCTCCGGAAGCAGCCCTACAACAACCTGAAGCACAAGTTCCCGTGGCTCTCGGAGGCCGGTCTGCGCCTGCTGCACTTCCTGTTCATGTACGACCCGAAGAAAAG GGCGACGGCCGGGGACTGCCTGGAGAGCTCCTACTTCAAGGAGAAGCCCCTAC GGTAA
- the CDK10 gene encoding cyclin-dependent kinase 10 isoform X1, with amino-acid sequence MAEPDLESEQIRLKCIRKEGFFTVPPEHRLGRCRSVKEFEKLNRIGEGTYGIVYRARDTQTDEIVALKKVRMDKEKDGIPISSLREITLLLRLRHPNIVELKEVVVGNHLESIFLVMGYCEQDLASLLENMPTPFSEAQVKCIVLQVLRGLQYLHRNFIIHRDLKVSNLLMTDKGCVKTADFGLARAYGVPVKPMTPKVVTLWYRAPELLLGTTTQTTSIDMWAVGCILAELLAHKPLLPGTSEIHQIDLIVQLLGTPSENIWPGFSKLPLVGQYSLRKQPYNNLKHKFPWLSEAGLRLLHFLFMYDPKKRATAGDCLESSYFKEKPLPCEPELMPTFPHHRNKRAAPATSEGQSKRCKP; translated from the exons ATGGCGGAGCCAGACCTAGAGTCGGAGCAGATCCGTCTGAAGTGTATTCGTAAAGAGGGCTTCTTCACGGTGCCTCCGGAACACAGG CTGGGACGATGCCGCAGTGTGAAGGAGTTTGAGAAGCTGAACCGCATTGGAGAGGGTACCTACGGCATTGTGT ATCGGGCCCGGGACACCCAGACAGATGAGATTGTCGCGCTGAAGAAGGTACGGATGGACAAAGAGAAGGATG GCATCCCCATCAGCAGCCTGCGGGAGATCACACTGCTGCTCCGCCTGCGTCACCCCAACATCGTGGAGCTGAAGGAGGTGGTTGTGGGGAACCACCTGGAGAG CATCTTCCTGGTGATGGGTTACTGTGAGCAGGACCTGGCCAGCCTCCTGGAGAATATGCCAACACCCTTCTCGGAGGCCCAA GTCAAGTGCATTGTGCTGCAGGTGCTCCGGGGCCTCCAGTATCTGCACAGGAACTTCATCATCCACAG GGACCTGAAGGTTTCCAACTTGCTCATGACTGACAAGGGCTGTGTGAAGACAG CGGATTTCGGCTTGGCCCGGGCCTATGGCGTCCCAGTAAAGCCAATGACCCCCAAGGTGGTCACTCTCTG GTACCGAGCCCCCGAACTGCTGTTGGGAACCACCACGCAGACCACCAGCATCGACATGTG GGCCGTGGGTTGCATCCTGGCCGAGCTGCTGGCGCACAAGCCCCTTCTCCCTGGCACGTCTGAGATCCACCAGATCGACTTGATCGTGCAGCTGCTGGGGACGCCCAGTGAGAACATCTGGCCG GGCTTTTCCAAGCTGCCGCTGGTCGGCCAGTACAGTCTCCGGAAGCAGCCCTACAACAACCTGAAGCACAAGTTCCCGTGGCTCTCGGAGGCCGGTCTGCGCCTGCTGCACTTCCTGTTCATGTACGACCCGAAGAAAAG GGCGACGGCCGGGGACTGCCTGGAGAGCTCCTACTTCAAGGAGAAGCCCCTAC CCTGTGAGCCGGAGCTCATGCCCACCTTCCCCCACCACCGCAACAAGCGGGCCGCCCCGGCCACCTCTGAAGGCCAGAGCAAGCGCTGTAAACCCTGA
- the SPATA2L gene encoding spermatogenesis-associated protein 2-like protein isoform X1, translating to MGSSSLSEDYRLCLERELRRGRAGVCGDPSLRAVLWQILVEDFDLHGALQDDALALLTDGLWGRADLAPALRGLARAFELLELAAVHLYLLPWRKEFTTIKTFSGGYVHVLKGVLSDDLLLKSFQKMGYVRRDSHRLMVTALPPACQLVQVALGCFALRLECEILGEVLAQLGTSVLPAEELLQARRASGDVASCVAWLQQRLAQDEEPPPLPPRGSPAAYRAPLDLYRDLQEDEGSEDASLYGEPSPGPDSPSAEVAYRPPLWEQSAKLWGTGGRAWEPPAEELPQASSPPYGALEEGLEPEPSAFSFVSLRRELSRPGDLATPESSAGASPRRIRAEGVPASAYRSVSEPPGYQAHSCLSPGALPTLCCDTCRQLHAAHCAALPACRPGHSLRVLLGDAQRRLWLQRAQMDTLLYSSPGARP from the exons ATGGGCAGCAGCTCGCTGTCCGAGGACTACCGCCTGTGCCTGGAGCGCGAGCTGCGACGGGGCCGCGCGGGCGTGTGCGGGGACCCCTCGCTGCGCGCGGTGCTCTGGCAGATCCTGGTGGAGGACTTCGACCTGCACGGGGCGCTGCAGGACGACGCGCTGGCGCTGCTCACCGACGGGCTGTGGGGCCGCGCCGACCTGGCGCCCGCGCTGCGCGGCCTGGCCCGCGCCTTCGAGCTGCTGGAACTCGCCGCGGTGCACCTGTACCTGCTGCCCTGGAGGAAGGAGTTCACCACCATCAAG ACATTTTCCGGGGGCTACGTGCACGTGCTGAAGGGTGTGCTCTCAGACGACCTCCTCCTGAAGAGCTTCCAGAAGATGGGCTACGTGCGCAGGGACAGCCACCGGCTCATGGTGACCGCCCTACCCCCCGCCTGCCAGCTGGTGCAGGTGGCCCTGGGCTGCTTCGCTCTCCGGCTGGAGTGTGAGATCCTGGGCGAGGTGCTGGCCCAGCTGGGCACCAGTGTACTACCAGCTGAGGAGCTGCTGCAGGCACGGCGTGCCAGCGGGGACGTGGCTTCCTGTGTGGCCTGGCTGCAGCAGCGGCTGGCCCAGGATGAGGAGCCTCCACCCCTGCCCCCCCGAGGCTCCCCTGCTGCTTACAGGGCCCCACTGGACTTATATCGGGACCTGCAGGAGGACGAGGGGTCGGAGGACGCCAGCCTGTACGGGGAGCCGTCACCAGGCCCTGACTCGCCCTCGGCAGAGGTGGCCTACAGGCCGCCACTGTGGGAGCAGAGTGCCAAACTGTGGGGCACTGGGGGCCGGGCCTGGGAGCCCCCAGCTGAGGAGCTGCCACAGGCCAGCAGCCCACCCTATGGGGCCTTGGAGGAGGGGCTAGAACCAGAACCCTCCGCCTTCTCCTTTGTTTCTCTGCGACGTGAGCTGAGTAGGCCTGGGGACCTGGCCACCCCTGAAAGCTCTGCAGGGGCCAGCCCGAGGCGTATTCGGGCAGAGGGGGTACCGGCCTCAGCCTATAGGTCTGTCTCTGAGCCCCCAGGCTACCAGGCACACAGCTGCCTGTCCCCTGGCGCCCTGCCCACCCTCTGCTGTGACACCTGTCGCCAGCTGCACGCTGCCCACTGTGCAGCCCTGCCCGCCTGCCGCCCGGGCCACTCGCTGCGTGTGCTGCTTGGCGACGCCCAGCGGCGCTTGTGGCTGCAGCGTGCACAGATGGACACTCTGCTCTACAGTAGTCCCGGGGCCCGGCCCTAG
- the CDK10 gene encoding cyclin-dependent kinase 10 isoform X2, with protein sequence MAEPDLESEQIRLKCIRKEGFFTVPPEHRLGRCRSVKEFEKLNRIGEDRARDTQTDEIVALKKVRMDKEKDGIPISSLREITLLLRLRHPNIVELKEVVVGNHLESIFLVMGYCEQDLASLLENMPTPFSEAQVKCIVLQVLRGLQYLHRNFIIHRDLKVSNLLMTDKGCVKTADFGLARAYGVPVKPMTPKVVTLWYRAPELLLGTTTQTTSIDMWAVGCILAELLAHKPLLPGTSEIHQIDLIVQLLGTPSENIWPGFSKLPLVGQYSLRKQPYNNLKHKFPWLSEAGLRLLHFLFMYDPKKRATAGDCLESSYFKEKPLPCEPELMPTFPHHRNKRAAPATSEGQSKRCKP encoded by the exons ATGGCGGAGCCAGACCTAGAGTCGGAGCAGATCCGTCTGAAGTGTATTCGTAAAGAGGGCTTCTTCACGGTGCCTCCGGAACACAGG CTGGGACGATGCCGCAGTGTGAAGGAGTTTGAGAAGCTGAACCGCATTGGAGAGG ATCGGGCCCGGGACACCCAGACAGATGAGATTGTCGCGCTGAAGAAGGTACGGATGGACAAAGAGAAGGATG GCATCCCCATCAGCAGCCTGCGGGAGATCACACTGCTGCTCCGCCTGCGTCACCCCAACATCGTGGAGCTGAAGGAGGTGGTTGTGGGGAACCACCTGGAGAG CATCTTCCTGGTGATGGGTTACTGTGAGCAGGACCTGGCCAGCCTCCTGGAGAATATGCCAACACCCTTCTCGGAGGCCCAA GTCAAGTGCATTGTGCTGCAGGTGCTCCGGGGCCTCCAGTATCTGCACAGGAACTTCATCATCCACAG GGACCTGAAGGTTTCCAACTTGCTCATGACTGACAAGGGCTGTGTGAAGACAG CGGATTTCGGCTTGGCCCGGGCCTATGGCGTCCCAGTAAAGCCAATGACCCCCAAGGTGGTCACTCTCTG GTACCGAGCCCCCGAACTGCTGTTGGGAACCACCACGCAGACCACCAGCATCGACATGTG GGCCGTGGGTTGCATCCTGGCCGAGCTGCTGGCGCACAAGCCCCTTCTCCCTGGCACGTCTGAGATCCACCAGATCGACTTGATCGTGCAGCTGCTGGGGACGCCCAGTGAGAACATCTGGCCG GGCTTTTCCAAGCTGCCGCTGGTCGGCCAGTACAGTCTCCGGAAGCAGCCCTACAACAACCTGAAGCACAAGTTCCCGTGGCTCTCGGAGGCCGGTCTGCGCCTGCTGCACTTCCTGTTCATGTACGACCCGAAGAAAAG GGCGACGGCCGGGGACTGCCTGGAGAGCTCCTACTTCAAGGAGAAGCCCCTAC CCTGTGAGCCGGAGCTCATGCCCACCTTCCCCCACCACCGCAACAAGCGGGCCGCCCCGGCCACCTCTGAAGGCCAGAGCAAGCGCTGTAAACCCTGA